From Penicillium psychrofluorescens genome assembly, chromosome: 6, one genomic window encodes:
- a CDS encoding uncharacterized protein (ID:PFLUO_009498-T1.cds;~source:funannotate) has translation MPRSVPPMTSDSRSDLDLERTPTTRTAPPSPTAYRRTQSYLSEPHTGYQSLEPPLEITETTSLLGSSQGSRRAPRRSYTSTSGITGPDSLRHLLAAGSLRRANHSRTNSQGRRFSRRESFGEESRPPSVPESTKDGLTASSFLDERTWYDQFTSTDWVHDSIADGARLRQLRQRKDIRGRLLSAFDGVQGWILVALIGCITAAIAYFVDVTEETVFDLKEGFCTRHWFSSRNSCCKDVELCSWKSWSNIFRPAGPDNQWVDFGMFVLWVLVLSIISCALTLLTKTVVPSSVSLTTLDENLGAESRGTKTGGDLTQLSDSPISETSPHGTLPNVPSRPAMTYYSAAGSGVAEVKVINSGFVLHGYLGLKTLVVKTVALIFSVASGLSLGKEGPYVHIATCVGNICCRLFAKYNQNDGKRREVLSASAASGVAVAFGAPIGGVLFSLEEVSYYFPPKTLFRTFFCCIAAALSLKFLNPYDTGKIVLFQVRYLSDWEIFEVFLFIFLGVLGGAVGALFIKASSLWARSFRRIPIIRRWPMLEVILVALLTGVVSFWNRYTKLSVTELLLELASPCNEEAVEITGLCPREEGILEIIRYLLVAFVIKSLLTVVTFGIKVPAGIYVPSMVVGGLMGRIIGHAVQYLALRHPTFFLFNSCPAGVGPESCIVPGVYAMVAAGATMCGVTRLSVTLAVILFELTGSLDHVLPFSLAILCAKWTADAIEPRSIYDFLTDMNSYPFLDSKHQPLSDAELGDIVRPARSSRMIDISNSPFVAATELRSKLEHLLMAGELDSGLPILRDGILTGLIPAPDLEYALDTLGDDEEGTTCCMASDAAAAIYDSENEAEGTQVDFTRYIDPAPISLDIHSPIDLVYQCFTKLGLRYLCVLRDGQYAGLVHKKAFVKFMKENE, from the exons ATGCCTCGCTCCGTCCCACCGATGACCTCGGACTCGCGAAGtgacctcgacctcgaacGAACCCCGACCACTCGCACCGCACCGCCATCCCCAACCGCTTACCGCCGCACCCAGAGCTACCTCTCCGAACCACACACCGGCTATCAATCCCTAGAGCCGCCCCTCGAGATCACAGAGACCACCAGCCTGCTGGGGTCCAGTCAAGGCAGCCGCAGAGCGCCGCGACGCTCCTACACCAGCACCTCCGGCATCACCGGCCCAGACTCGTTACGCCATCTCCTGGCCGCGGGGAGTCTCCGCCGAGCCAATCACAGCCGGACGAATTCGCAGGGCCGACGATTCAGTCGGCGGGAAAGCTTTGGAGAAGAAAGCAGGCCGCCCAGTGTTCCGGAGTCCACGAAAGATGGTCTGACGGCTTCATCGTTCCTGGACGAGCGCACGTGGTACGACCAGTTCACCTCCACGGACTGGGTGCACGACAGCATCGCCGATGGCGCGCGTCTGCGTCAGCTCCGACAACGGAAAGATATTCGGGGCCGACTGCTCTCGGCGTTCGATGGTGTCCAAGGGTGGATTCTGGTGGCCTTGATTGGATGCATCACTGCGGCCATCGCCTACTTTGTGGACGTGACGGAAGAGACGGTGTTTGACTTGAAGGAAGGATTCTGCACGAGGCACTGGTTTTCGAGCCGGAATAGCTGCTGCAAAGATGTGGAGCTTTGTTCGTGGAAATCGTGGTCCAACATCTTCAGACCGGCTGGACCCGATAACCAATGGGTGGACTTTGGCATGTTCGTTCTATGGGTGTTGGTGCTTTCCATCATTTCCTGCGCCCTCACCTTGCTCACCAAGACTGTCGTGCCCTCTTCGGTGTCGTTGACCACTCTAGATGAGAATCTGGGCGCCGAGTCTCGGGGGACCAAGACCGGTGGCGATCTCACGCAGCTCTCTGATTCCCCCATCTCCGAGACGAGTCCGCATGGAACACTTCCCAACGTTCCGTCGCGGCCCGCCATGACCTACTACTCCGCGGCCGGGAGTGGAGTGGCCGAAGTGAAAGTGATCAACAGCGGCTTTGTTCTTCATGGATACTTGGGTTTGAAGACCCTCGTCGTGAAAACCGTTGCCTTGATTTTCAGTGTTGCATCGGGCCTCAGCCTGGGGAAAGAAGGCCCGTACGTCCATATTGCCACCTGTGTGGGGAATATCTGCTGTCGGTTGTTCGCCAAGTACAACCAAAATGACGGCAAGCGACGTGAGGTGTTGAGTGCGAGTGCGGCTAGTGGTGTTGCGGTGGCTTTTGGGGCACCGATTGGCGGCGTGCTGTTCAGCCTGGAGGAGGTCAGCTACTACTTCCCTCCGAAGACACTGTTCCGTACGTTCTTCTGCTGCATTGCAGCAGCGCTGTCGTTGAAATTCCTCAACCCCTACGACACGGGCAAGATCGTCCTCTTTCAGGTCAGATACTTGTCTGACTGGGAAATCTTCGAGGTattcctcttcatctttctGGGCGTGCTTGGCGGTGCGGTTGGCGCACTGTTCATCAAAGCCTCGAGTCTCTGGGCCAGGTCCTTCCGTCGAATCCCCATCATCCGGCGGTGGCCCATGCTAGAAGTGATTCTGGTGGCGCTGTTGACCGGCGTGGTGAGCTTTTGGAACCGCTACACCAAACTATCCGTCACCGAGCTTCTGTTGGAACTGGCCAGCCCCTGTAACGAGGAAGCCGTGGAGATCACTGGACTGTGTCCGCGCGAAGAAGGCATTCTCGAAATCATCAGGTACCTTCTGGTAGCCTTTGTCATCAAGAGTCTTCTGACAGTCGTGACCTTTGGTATCAAGGTTCCCGCCGGAATCTACGTCCCATCTATGGTTGTTGGCGGTCTGATGGGCCGCATTATTGGACATGCCGTACAGTACTTGGCACTGCGGCACCCGACCTTTTTCCTATTCAACTCGTGTCCCGCCGGTGTGGGCCCCGAGTCCTGTATCGTGCCGGGCGTGTACGCCATGGTTGCTGCGGGTGCGACCATGTGCGGTGTAACGCGACTCTCTGTCACTCTAGCCGTGATTCTCTTCGAGCTGACGGGGAGTCTCGACCATGTCCTGCCGTTCTCGCTAGCCATTCTATGCGCCAAGTGGACGGCGGATGCCATTGAGCCGCGGAGCATATAT GACTTCCTAACGGACATGAACTCCTACCCCTTCCTCGACAGCAAGCACCAACCCCTCTCGGACGCCGAGCTAGGCGATATCGTCCGACCCGCCCGCTCGAGCCGAATGATCGACATCTCCAACTCGCCATTCGTGGCTGCGACGGAGCTCCGCTCGAAACTGGAACACCTGCTCATGGCCGGCGAACTTGACAGCGGACTTCCGATTCTGCGTGACGGTATTCTAACCGGCTTGATCCCCGCCCCGGATTTGGAGTATGCGCTCGATAcgctcggcgatgacgaagagggcaCAACCTGCTGCATGGCTAGTGATGCCGCGGCGGCTATTTATGATAGTGAGAATGAAGCGGAGGGTACCCAGGTGGACTTTACCAGATATATTGACCCG GCTCCTATCTCCCTTGACATCCACTCTCCTATCGACCTCGTCTACCAATGCTTCACCAAACTGGGGCTGCGCTACCTGTGCGTCCTCCGGGATGGACAATACGCCGGCCTGGTGCATAAGAAAGCATTTGTGAAATTCATGAAAGAAAATGAATAG
- a CDS encoding uncharacterized protein (ID:PFLUO_009499-T1.cds;~source:funannotate) has translation MTSIGTPQSSEDDCAKPYDQFILFGDSITQMACNQENGFAWHAALQEAYSRKLDVVNRGLAGYTTAHAIKIFHKFFPAPQTANVRLMTIFFGANDACVPGHDQHVPLDQYKENLKKIIQHPATKAQNPRIILLTPPPVNEYQLEGFDASKNTPHPSRTAAYTKLYATAAHEVGAELGVPVADLWTAFMKATGWQDGQPLIGSRDAPNNAKLETLFTDGLHLTPDGYRIVHDTVMQAIVGNWPDQDPAVLPMVFPSWVDAPK, from the exons ATGACGTCCATTGGCACCCCCCAGTCCAGCGAGGATGATTGCGCAAAGCCCTACGACCAATTCATCCTGTTCGGGGACTCGATCACCCAGATGGCCTGCAACCAGGAGAATGGCTTTGCGTGGCATGCCGCCCTGCAAGAAG CATACAGTCGCAAGCTCGACGTCGTCAACCGAGGACTGGC AGGTTACACCACCGCCCACGCCATCAAGATCTTCCACAAATTCTTCCCCGCCCCGCAGACAGCCAACGTGCGGCTGATG accatcttcttcggcgccAACGACGCCTGTGTCCCCGGTCACGACCAGCATGTTCCACTGGACCAGTACAAGgagaacctgaagaagatcatccaaCACCCCGCCACCAAGGCCCAGAACCCCCGGATTATCCTGCTGACCCCGCCGCCCGTCAATGAGTACCAGCTGGAAGGCTTTGATGCCTCCAAGAACACACCGCACCCCAGCCGAACCGCAGCCTACACCAAGCTCTACGCAACCGCGGCGCATGAAGTCGGAGCCGAGCTAGGCGTTCCTGTGGCTGATCTGTGGACTGCGTTTATGAAGGCAACAGGTTGGCAGGACGGACAGCCCTTGATCGGATCGCGGGATGCGCCGAATAACGCGAAGCTAGAGACATTATTTACAGATG GACTGCATCTCACTCCGGACGGGTATCGCATTGTCCACGACACGGTGATGCAGGCCA